From Stenotrophomonas maltophilia, a single genomic window includes:
- a CDS encoding Dyp-type peroxidase, with protein MNSQPAPITALNHTLDNEPQQITAPLTHSAAFLVLKVKDDAASIAKAREVLASTDDLIKNTAIREIERTFTCNVAIGHRVWQPLVGSTPPRELKPFREIKGATHTAVSTPGDLLYHIRARTMDLIVAFERNLLMAFGDAVETVDDVAGFRYFDGRDLLDFVDGTANPEGLSLPEATIVGDEDPDHAGGSYVVVQKYLHNLGAWRAQKTEAQEAIIGRTKHDNIELDDAPADAQKSHKTLCTIEDADGEHEILRDNMPFATPGRGEYGTYFIGYTRRLWVIETMLERMFIGNPAPLHDRILDFSTAVTGVTFFAPARKMLADLGD; from the coding sequence GTGAACTCCCAGCCCGCACCGATCACCGCCCTCAACCACACGCTCGACAACGAGCCGCAGCAGATCACCGCGCCGCTGACCCACTCGGCCGCGTTCCTGGTGTTGAAGGTGAAGGATGACGCGGCCTCGATCGCGAAGGCACGCGAGGTGCTGGCCAGTACCGACGACCTGATCAAGAACACCGCCATCCGCGAGATCGAGCGCACCTTCACCTGCAACGTGGCCATCGGCCATCGCGTATGGCAGCCGCTGGTGGGCAGCACGCCGCCGCGCGAACTGAAGCCGTTCCGCGAGATCAAGGGGGCGACCCACACTGCGGTTTCCACGCCGGGCGACCTGCTGTACCACATCCGTGCACGCACGATGGACCTGATCGTGGCGTTCGAGCGCAACCTGCTGATGGCCTTCGGCGATGCGGTGGAAACCGTTGATGACGTCGCCGGTTTCCGCTATTTCGATGGCCGTGACCTGCTCGACTTCGTCGATGGCACCGCCAACCCGGAAGGGCTGTCGTTGCCTGAGGCAACCATCGTCGGTGACGAAGATCCGGACCACGCCGGTGGCAGTTACGTGGTGGTGCAGAAGTACCTGCACAACCTCGGTGCGTGGCGCGCGCAGAAGACCGAAGCCCAGGAGGCGATCATCGGCCGCACCAAGCACGACAACATCGAGCTGGACGACGCGCCCGCCGATGCGCAGAAGTCGCACAAGACGCTGTGCACGATCGAGGACGCCGACGGCGAGCACGAGATCCTGCGCGACAACATGCCGTTTGCCACGCCGGGCCGTGGCGAGTACGGCACCTACTTCATCGGCTACACGCGCCGCCTGTGGGTGATCGAGACGATGCTGGAACGCATGTTCATCGGCAATCCCGCGCCGCTGCACGACCGCATCCTGGACTTCTCCACCGCCGTCACCGGCGTGACCTTCTTCGCGCCCGCGCGCAAGATGCTGGCCGATCTGGGCGACTGA
- the pnuC gene encoding nicotinamide riboside transporter PnuC, with translation MLEWTAALCSILGVWLMARRRLSAWPVGLLSVTLYGLVFAEAKLYSDTLLQVAFGGFLVYGWLNWRQHAADEGSVRIVPLARGKLLRDLAIGLCGGVALGAAMHTFTDAALPWLDAMLTALSLVGQWWQARRHVACWWVWIAVDVVYVGAYLFKSLHVTAALYVFFLGLAVFGLRAWSAAAREPQGAPVR, from the coding sequence GTGCTCGAGTGGACCGCCGCGCTGTGCAGCATCCTCGGCGTCTGGCTGATGGCCCGGCGCCGGCTGTCGGCATGGCCGGTGGGTCTGCTGTCGGTGACGTTGTACGGGCTGGTGTTCGCCGAGGCCAAGCTGTACTCGGACACCCTGCTGCAGGTCGCCTTCGGCGGCTTCCTGGTCTACGGCTGGCTCAACTGGCGCCAGCACGCGGCCGACGAGGGCAGCGTCCGCATCGTGCCGCTGGCGCGCGGCAAGCTGCTGCGCGACCTGGCCATCGGGCTGTGCGGCGGCGTGGCGCTGGGCGCGGCCATGCACACCTTCACCGATGCCGCACTGCCGTGGCTGGACGCGATGCTGACCGCGCTGAGCCTGGTCGGCCAGTGGTGGCAGGCGCGCCGCCACGTGGCGTGCTGGTGGGTGTGGATCGCAGTGGACGTGGTCTATGTGGGCGCCTACCTGTTCAAGTCGCTGCACGTGACCGCGGCGCTGTACGTCTTCTTCCTCGGCCTGGCCGTGTTCGGCCTGCGCGCGTGGAGCGCGGCCGCGCGCGAGCCACAGGGTGCACCCGTACGTTGA